In one window of Miscanthus floridulus cultivar M001 chromosome 12, ASM1932011v1, whole genome shotgun sequence DNA:
- the LOC136495774 gene encoding uncharacterized protein — MEKQRTCIDWLREGDRNTTFFQAKSRERAKGNHINSLYRDDGTMVTEQADIEGVARQFYAELFTAKEVLQPEAILDHLDHVPIKGMEQMNDKLSKPFIAEEVQQALFMMGANKAPGLDGFTAGFYQHHWKLLCPSITKGVLDFLNGVRCQMRPSRGIGQGDPISPYLFLLCAEETSQRGASRLQELLDICSRGSGQLVNRDKSAVIFSKNCMDDMKLEVQQSLNIEQEALAERYLGLPTNVGRSSSEVFEFIPTRIKNLIGTWSAREASCAGREVLVKSVAQWNEEVIKQSFIPVDAVAILRTPA; from the exons ATGGAGAAGCAGAGAACTTGTATTGATTGGCTTAGGGAGGGTGATCGCAACACAACATTTTTCCAAGCCAAGTCAAGGGAAAGAGCAAAGGGCAATCATATCAATTCTCTATATCGAGATGATGGAACAATGGTGACTGAACAAGCTGATATTGAGGGCGTGGCAAGACAGTTTTATGCCGAGCTTTTTACTGCCAAGGAAGTCTTGCAACCTGAGGCAATCCTAGACCACCTAGACCATGTTCCGATCAAAGGCATGGAACAAATGAATGACAAATTGTCAAAACCGTTTATTGCAGAAGAGGTCCAGCAGGCGCTGTTTATGATGGGTGCCAATAAGGCCCCCGGTCTCGACGGCTTCACAGCCGGTTTTTATCAACACCACTGGAAGCTTCTATGTCCGAGTATTACAAAAGGAGTGCTGGATTTTTTGAATGGGGTGAGATGCCAGATGAG GCCAAGTAGGGGGATCGGCCAAGGTGATCCTATATCCCCCTATCTTTTTCTTCTTTGTGCTGAAG AAACATCGCAAAGAGGGGCCTCACGGTTGCAGGAGCTACTTGATATCTGTAGTCGTGGATCAGGTCAATTGGTAAACCGGGACAAGTCAGCGGTGATCTTCAGTAAAAACTGCATGGATGATATGAAGTTGGAGGTCCAGCAGTCACTGAACATTGAGCAAGAAGCCCTGGCTGAAAGGTACCTGGGCCTGCCCACGAATGTGGGGCGTTCCTCCTCGGAAGTCTTTGAGTTTATACCGACGAGGATAAAGAATTTGATTGGTACATGGAGTGCAAGGGAGGCTAGCTGTGCTGGGAGGGAAGTTCTCGTGAAATCAGTTGCCCAG TGGAATGAAGAGGTTATCAAGCAGTCCTTCATCCCGGTCGATGCTGTAGCTATCCTGCGAACACCGGCGTGA
- the LOC136496900 gene encoding NDR1/HIN1-like protein 1, with the protein MSKEKHHRDWILRRCCGSIAACILTLFAVVGFIVLVIYLALHPSKPSFYLQDVQLRSIDLSDPELSLDLQVTIASRNPNDRVGVYYKTLDAFTTYRDEPVTVPVSMPSIYQGHKDVSVWSPVMSGDAVPVAQYVADAMKQDIAAGYVLLHVKVEGRVKWKVGSWVSGGYHLFVTCPALLATSGSAFAGSAFTSSAASGVGVPAGVNTTVSLKFTHPADCTVDV; encoded by the exons ATGAGCAAGGAGAAGCACCACCGCGACTGGATCCTCCGCCGCTGCTGCGGCTCCATCGCCGCCTGCATCCTCACGCTCTTCGCCGTGGTCGGCTTCATCGTGCTCGTCATCTACCTGGCGCTGCACCCCTCCAAGCCGTCCTTCTACCTCCAGGACGTGCAGCTCCGGTCCATCGACCTCAGCGACCCGGAGCTCTCCCTCGACCTCCAG GTGACGATCGCGTCGCGGAACCCGAACGACCGTGTGGGCGTGTACTACAAGACGCTGGACGCGTTCACGACGTACCGCGACGAGCCCGTGACGGTCCCGGTGTCGATGCCGTCGATCTACCAGGGCCACAAGGACGTGTCGGTGTGGTCACCCGTGATGTCGGGCGACGCCGTCCCCGTGGCGCAGTACGTGGCGGACGCCATGAAGCAGGACATCGCGGCGGGCTACGTGCTGCTCCACGTCAAGGTGGAGGGCCGCGTAAAGTGGAAGGTCGGCAGCTGGGTCTCCGGCGGCTACCACCTCTTCGTCACCTGCCCCGCGCTGCTCGCCACCAGCGGCAGCGCCTTCGCCGGCAGCGCGTTCACGTCCAGTGCGGCGTCGGGGGTTGGGGTCCCCGCCGGCGTCAACACCACCGTCTCGCTCAAGTTCACGCACCCGGCCGACTGCACTGTCGACGTGTGA